Proteins encoded by one window of Ictidomys tridecemlineatus isolate mIctTri1 chromosome 7, mIctTri1.hap1, whole genome shotgun sequence:
- the Pcmtd1 gene encoding protein-L-isoaspartate O-methyltransferase domain-containing protein 1 isoform X4, with product MKILLKVGGILVMPIEDQLTQIMRTGQNTWESKNILAVSFAPLVQPSKNDNGKPDSVGLPPCAVRNLQDLARIYIRRTLRNFINDEMQAKGIPQRAPPKRKRKRVKQRINTYVFVGNQLIPQPLDSEEDEKMEEDNKEEDEKDHNEAMKPEEPPQNLLREKIMKLPLPESLKAYLTYFRDK from the exons atgaaaatattacTAAAAGTTGGAGGCATACTAGTTATGCCTATAGAGGATCAG TTAACACAGATTATGCGAACTggacaaaatacttgggaaagtaaaaatattcttgcTGTTTCATTTGCTCCACTTGTACAACCGAGTAAGAATGATAATGGCAAACCAGACTCTGTGGGACTCC ctcCCTGTGCTGTCAGGAATCTACAGGACTTGGCTCGTATTTACATTCGGCGCACACTTAGAAATTTCATAAATGATGAGATGCAGGCCAAGGGGATTCCTCAAAGGGCTCCACCTAAGAGGAAAAGAAAGCGAGTTAAACAGAGAATCAACACTTATGTGTTTGTGGGTAATCAGCTCATTCCTCAGCCTTTAGACAGTGAGGAGGatgaaaaaatggaagaagataaCAAAGAAGAGGATGAGAAAGATCATAATGAAGCCATGAAGCCAGAGGAGCCACCACAGAATTTACTGAGGGAAAAAATCATGAAGCTGCCCCTCCCTGAGTCTTTGAAAGCTTACTTGACATATTTTAGAGACAAATAA